The following are encoded together in the Brassica napus cultivar Da-Ae chromosome A9, Da-Ae, whole genome shotgun sequence genome:
- the LOC111200473 gene encoding uncharacterized protein At2g34160-like isoform X1: MAMEIATPIHAPVTSPASNLIISATTAVETQKKNRIQVSNTKKPLFFYVNLAKRYIQQHNEVELSALGMAITTVVTISEILKNNGLATEKRVLTSTVGMKDENKGKIVQKTKIEIVLAKSDKFDSLMTPAPEEEAVANMGEKPIETEAREGKKE; encoded by the exons ATGGCGATGGAAATAGCAACTCCGATTCATGCACCGGTTACATCTCCGGCCAGCAACCTCATCATATCAGCAACAACGGCCGTGGAAACTCAGAAGAAGAACAGGATTCAAGTTTCCAACACCAAGAAACCCTTATTCTTCTACGTTAACCTCGCCAAG AGGTACATTCAACAGCACAACGAGGTTGAGCTTTCTGCACTTGGTATGG CGATCACAACAGTGGTTACTATCTCAGAAATTTTGAAGAACAATGGACTTGCAACAGAGAAGA GAGTTCTGACATCGACAGTGGGAATGAAAGACGAGAACAAAGGGAAGATAGTTCAGAAGACAAAG ATTGAGATTGTGTTGGCGAAATCAGACAAATTTGATTCTCTGATGACTCCAGCGCCGGAGGAGGAGGCGGTGGCGAATATGGGAGAGAAACCAATTGAAACTGAAGCTCGTGAAGGCAAGAAGGAGTGA
- the LOC111200473 gene encoding uncharacterized protein At2g34160-like isoform X2 has protein sequence MAMEIATPIHAPVTSPASNLIISATTAVETQKKNRIQVSNTKKPLFFYVNLAKRYIQQHNEVELSALAITTVVTISEILKNNGLATEKRVLTSTVGMKDENKGKIVQKTKIEIVLAKSDKFDSLMTPAPEEEAVANMGEKPIETEAREGKKE, from the exons ATGGCGATGGAAATAGCAACTCCGATTCATGCACCGGTTACATCTCCGGCCAGCAACCTCATCATATCAGCAACAACGGCCGTGGAAACTCAGAAGAAGAACAGGATTCAAGTTTCCAACACCAAGAAACCCTTATTCTTCTACGTTAACCTCGCCAAG AGGTACATTCAACAGCACAACGAGGTTGAGCTTTCTGCACTTG CGATCACAACAGTGGTTACTATCTCAGAAATTTTGAAGAACAATGGACTTGCAACAGAGAAGA GAGTTCTGACATCGACAGTGGGAATGAAAGACGAGAACAAAGGGAAGATAGTTCAGAAGACAAAG ATTGAGATTGTGTTGGCGAAATCAGACAAATTTGATTCTCTGATGACTCCAGCGCCGGAGGAGGAGGCGGTGGCGAATATGGGAGAGAAACCAATTGAAACTGAAGCTCGTGAAGGCAAGAAGGAGTGA
- the LOC111200861 gene encoding sec-independent protein translocase protein TATA, chloroplastic-like, whose amino-acid sequence MATSVATLSSPPPVSLPLSSSRSSLFSNCFTVTTRPKTRSLVAIRPEQRRKALTCNALFGLGVPELAVIAGVAALLFGPKKLPEIGKSIGKTVKSFQQAAKEFESELKTEPEETVADSSTVAMSNKAEEKTEVSSSSKENV is encoded by the exons ATGGCGACATCTGTTGCGACTCTATCTTCTCCTCCACCAGTTTCTTTACCTCTCTCATCATCTCGCTCTTCCCTATTCTCCAACTGCTTCACAGTAACGACCCGACCAAAGACTCGTTCTTTGGTAGCCATTCGACCGGAGCAGAGGAGAAAGGCACTCACTTGCAATGCCCTGTTTGGTCTCGGTGTCCCTGAGCTTGCCGTGATTGCTGGCGTCGCTGCGTTGCTTTTCGGACCCAAGAAGCTTCCTGAGATTGGTAAAAGTATTGGCAAAACCGTCAAAAGCTTTCAACAG GCTGCAAAAGAGTTTGAGTCTGAGCTTAAGACGGAGCCTGAAGAAACTGTTGCTGACTCATCTACCGTAGCTATGAGCAACAAGGCAGAGGAGAAAACTGAGGTTTCGTCAAGCTCCAAGGAGAATGTATGA
- the LOC111200862 gene encoding uncharacterized protein LOC111200862 has product MSNAGLTIFDGAVLRSIDLNLPELEHGVTGAQLLEISESKVSESLSGLSLPQHIKEAAISRVSAGDDVSFRRAEFNREQATEKLGVFVSAVADALTDTPVVVSILDGSTLKLILEDEDDFAMLAENLFTDLDEEDKGKLPKSQIRKALSLMGAEMGVPPLSDFPIIDDIIKKHNADGDEKLGQAQFAELLQPILQEIAHVLHEKPITIVQNVEIFNGSKLRKILADEKTLKCLVEKTVLEESKWKDNQGRADLIKNLMIENGKELGLPPLSSENESVALLYETIQSQLTKRDKETSDASTEEEFMDALKDILGRFAELLESTPVYSATTL; this is encoded by the exons ATGTCGAACGCGGGATTGACGATCTTCGACGGTGCGGTGCTCAGATCCATCGATCTCAACCTTCCGGAGCTCGAGCACGGCGTCACCGGAGCTCAGCTTCTCGAAATCTCCGAATCCAAGGTCTCTGAATCTCTCTCGGGGCTCTCACTGCCGCAACACATCAAAGAAGCTGCGATCTCCCGAGTATCCGCGGGAGATGACGTCAGCTTCCGACGTGCGGAGTTTAATAGAGAACAAGCGACTGAGAAACTCGGAGTGTTCGTCTCAGCCGTCGCCGATGCTCTTACAG atACTCCAGTTGTGGTTTCAATTCTGGATGGGAGCACGTTGAAGCTGATTTTGGAGGATGAGGATGATTTTGCAATGTTGGCAGAGAATCTCTTCACTGatttggatgaagaagataaagggAAGCTTCCCAAGAGCCAGATTCGAAAAGCTCTTTCGCTCATGGGTGCTGAGATGGGTGTCCCTCCACTCTCag ACTTTCCCATCATAGATGACATCATTAAGAAGCACAATGCTGATGGCGATGAAAAGCTAGGACAAGCACAGTTTGCAGAGCTACTACAGCCAATTCTACAAGAAATAGCACACGTCCTTCATGAGAAACCAATCACCATAGTCCAGAACGTCGAGATCTTCAATGGGTCAAAGCTTCGTAAG ATTCTGGCAGACGAGAAGACACTCAAGTGTCTCGTAGAGAAAACGGTTCTTGAAGAGTCTAAATGGAAAGACAACCAAGGACGAGCAGATCTTATAAAGAACTTGATGATAGAGAACGGAAAAGAGTTGGGATTGCCTCCGTTATCTTCAGAGAACGAATCAGTAGCTCTTCTCTACGAGACAATACAATCTCAGTTGACTAAGAGAGATAAAGAAACCTCTGATGCATCCACAGAAGAGGAGTTTATGGATGCTTTAAAAGATATACTCGGGAGATTTGCGGAGTTGCTCGAATCCACACCGGTATATTCTGCTACCACTCTCTAG
- the LOC125577694 gene encoding putative defensin-like protein 70, whose product MKMNFSTMLIAFTLTVLMVVSSVHCQTIETAPGTFAQDEPLDTLCFNPCSDKLGDKECKTICLNKAYKDGSCIGFGIPPTSKYCCCTK is encoded by the exons atgaagaTGAATTTCTCAACAATGTTGATTGCATTCACCCTCACCGTTCTCATGGTGGTTTCTTCCGTTCATTGCCAAACAATTGAAACCGCCCCCG GCACATTTGCACAGGACGAACCCTTGGATACACTTTGCTTCAATCCTTGCAGCGATAAACTTGGCGACAAAGAGTGCAAAACCATTTGTTTGAATAAGGCATACAAAGATGGTTCTTGTATTGGTTTTGGAATCCCCCCTACTTCCAAGTATTGTTGTTGTACAAAATGA